One genomic window of Arachis stenosperma cultivar V10309 chromosome 10, arast.V10309.gnm1.PFL2, whole genome shotgun sequence includes the following:
- the LOC130957784 gene encoding protein FAR1-RELATED SEQUENCE 5-like — protein sequence MDVKFVPETGRWHIFYFSDKHNNDLLDTQFSAMLPAHRKISEADIMQMMNMLKSGISTSQIFGLLASQAGGYEFVGYGPRDMYNEIAQQRRQIPGDAARVLKKLEAMRLKDPQLYFKACHDSRGLLRNLFWSDGISQLDYRLFGDVIAFDATYKKNKYSCPLVIFSGVNHHNQTIIFAAALVVDETTDTYIWLLRQLMFAMKDKTPTSIITDRAMAIRNAVRVVFPEVRHRLCAWHLIRNATSNVGSPSFTSIFQKIMLGDYEISVFKRKWVQLIEEFGLEDKPWVINMYEEKHMWATAYIRGKFFAGFRTTSRCEGLHSVVARYVGSRHDLTSFVEHFQRCVAHLRFKEFNADYESTRGVPVMQTCIELLERYAAELYTHEIFRFFRPFFSRAGSMRVLNIENNDDCIKYIMCKHGRPDFMWTVDFRQEEMIFMCTCLRMESFGIPYEHIVKVIVDKDICEIPRSLVLDRWTKKVKSALIDPSGFTRDAVIISRQSALIEFSKKLAAVAAKVPGRYEETRDLIMGLYSSYKAANEGTNQPHSGVAKSSNPYAHQIGVCSGQPSRKKRQRCSVCQMEGHKKTTCPWQKDIDNNVIEDEANGSDDGDVYSVPTAELDSDN from the coding sequence ATGGATGTTAAATTTGTACCAGAAACTGGAAGGTGGCATATCTTTTATTTCTCTGACAAACACAACAATGATCTATTGGATACACAATTCAGTGCTATGTTGCCTGCCCACAGAAAAATATCAGAGGCAGATATTATGCAAATGATGAACATGCTAAAGTCAGGGATTAGCACTTCACAGATATTTGGTCTTCTAGCTAGTCAAGCAGGCGGGTATGAATTTGTTGGCTATGGTCCCAGAGATATGTACAATGAGATTGCTCAGCAAAGGCGTCAAATTCCTGGTGATGCAGCACGAGTGTTGAAGAAGTTGGAGGCTATGCGGTTGAAGGATCCACAATTATATTTCAAGGCATGTCATGATTCAAGAGGTTTGTTACGTAACTTGTTCTGGTCTGATGGGATTAGCCAACTAGACTACCGACTCTTCGGGGATGTTATTGCTTTTGATGCTACGTACAAGAAGAACAAGTATAGTTGTCCATTAGTCATATTCAGCGGGGTTAACCACCACAACCAAACAATTATTTTTGCTGCTGCGTTAGTTGTGGACGAAACTACTGATACATATATTTGGCTCCTGCGTCAGCTCATGTTTGCAATGAAGGACAAGACCCCGACCTCAATAATAACTGATAGGGCCATGGCGATTAGGAATGCAGTCAGAGTTGTATTTCCCGAAGTCAGACATAGATTATGCGCTTGGCACCTTATTCGAAATGCAACTAGCAATGTTGGAAGTCCATCGTTTACATCTATATTCCAAAAAATTATGTTGGGAGACTACGAGATTTCCGTGTTTAAGCGTAAGTGGGTTCAGCTTATTGAAGAATTTGGCCTTGAGGATAAGCCGTGGGTGATCAACATGTACGAAGAGAAGCATATGTGGGCTACTGCATATATAAGAGGAAAATTCTTTGCTGGCTTTAGAACTACCTCAAGATGTGAAGGTTTACACTCAGTTGTTGCAAGGTATGTGGGGTCGCGGCATGATTTGACAAGTTTCGTAGAGCATTTTCAAAGGTGTGTTGCACACTTGCGCTTTAAAGAATTTAATGCTGATTATGAATCTACACGTGGGGTGCCCGTTATGCAGACTTGTATAGAGCTGCTAGAGAGATATGCTGCTGAGTTATACACTCATGAGATATTTCGTTTCTTTCGGCCATTTTTTTCTAGAGCTGGATCAATGCGGGTGCTAAACATAGAGAATAACGATGATTGCATAAAGTACATTATGTGTAAGCATGGGAGGCCCGATTTTATGTGGACTGTTGATTTTCGTCAAGAAGAAATGATCTTCATGTGTACCTGTTTAAGAATGGAGTCATTTGGAATTCCCTACGAACATATTGTGAAAGTTATAGTTGACAAAGACATTTGTGAGATTCCCCGGTCATTGGTATTGGATAGATGGACAAAAAAGGTTAAGTCAGCACTCATTGATCCAAGTGGGTTCACGAGGGATGCTGTTATTATTAGTCGCCAAAGTGCCTTGAtagaattttctaaaaaattggCTGCTGTTGCTGCTAAAGTACCAGGGAGATATGAAGAGACACGTGACCTAATTATGGGATTGTACTCATCTTACAAGGCTGCAAACGAAGGCACTAATCAACCTCATTCAGGTGTAGCTAAAAGTAGCAATCCGTATGCTCATCAAATTGGTGTATGCTCAGGACAACCATCTAGGAAGAAGCGGCAACGTTGTAGTGTTTGTCAAATGGAAGGACATAAGAAGACAACATGTCCTTGGCAAAAGGACATTGACAACAATGTTATTGAAGATGAAGCTAATGGTTCAGATGATGGCGACGTATATTCAGTACCGACGGCTGAGTTAGATAGTGATAATTAG
- the LOC130957783 gene encoding uncharacterized protein LOC130957783 — MAIGICRKAIDRVYEVYDELKRTNFVYDNEKSVFIFVPLQANYMTFFVMLENLSLRRVGRSGDGLDNPTHGDEKRMRHESQFKTIKMSGIFTDTEMNEQYQEDNDFNQQEELVSDQYMMDEQNEFEQDFRDEFIEGAFFSESDMSEDILEAAYAVDSVQDITTLKFSENFAEKIGKYHFSTLQLAFDFYMKYSKSKSFSARKSKTFKNSTGEIYKQKFVCHRQGFRMEKYYTMEKKEEGA, encoded by the exons ATGGCCATCGGAATTTGTCGAAAGGCCATAGACAGAGTTTATGAAGTATATGATGAACTGAAAAGGACGAATTTCGTATATGATAATGAGAAAAGCGTGTTTATTTTTGTTCCTCTTCAAGCGAACTACATGACTTTCTTTGTTATGCTGGAGAATCTTTCATTAAGGAG GGTCGGAAGGTCTGGTGATGGCCTTGATAACCCTACCCATGGAGACGAAAAGAGAATGAGGCATGAATCTCAGTTCAAAACTATCAAG ATGTCAGGTATATTTACGGACACTGAGATGAATGAGCAATACCAGGAGGACAATGACTTTAACCAACAAGAAGAGCTAGTAAGTGACCAATATATGATGGATGAACAGAATGAATTCGAACAAGATTTCAGAGATGAATTTATTGAGGGAGCGTTTTTTTCTGAATCTGATATGTCAGAAGATATCCTTGAAGCCGCTTATGCGGTTGACTCCGTGCAAGACATTACAACTTTGAAATTTAGTGAGAATTTTGCGGAGAAAATTGGCAAATACCACTTTTCTACTTTGCAGCTTGcatttgatttttatatgaaGTACTCAAAGTCGAAGAGCTTTAGTGCAAGGAAGAGCAAGACCTTCAAGAATAGTACTGGCGAGATATACAAACAAAAGTTTGTATGTCATAGGCAAGGATTCAGGATGGAGAAATATTACACGAtggaaaaaaaggaagaaggagCCTAG
- the LOC130956469 gene encoding pentatricopeptide repeat-containing protein At4g02750: MRGNFVRKQLGSCSLRKKKKQQSPSTDAEILKWNKAISTHMRNGECDSALRLFDSMPHRTSVSYNTMISGYLRNGHFHLATNLFDKMPQRDLFSWNVMLTGYIRNRRLGDARKLFERMPQKDVVSWNAMLSGYAQNGYVDDAREVFENMPEKNSISWNGLLAAYVQNGRFEEACRLFESKSNWDLISWNCLMAGYLKRNMLGGARRLFDQMPVRDNISWNTMITGYAQDGDMLEARRLFNECPVQDVFSWTAMVSGYIQNGMLDEARRIFDEMPLKNEVSYNAMVAGYVQSKEMDIARDLFEAMPCRNISSWNTMITGYCQNGDITQARNLFDKMPQRDSVSWAAIIAGYAQTGHYEEALNMFVAMKRDGESLNRGTFSCALSSCADIAALELGKQVHGQAVKTGYEMGCFVGNALLAMYFKCGSIDEAYDMFEAIEEKDIVSWNTMLAGYARHGFGKQALSVFESMNKAGVKPDEITMVGVLSACSHTGLIDKGTEYFYSMNEVYGITPNPRHYACMIDLLGRAGRLEEAQNLMRSMPFEPSAAAWGTLLGASRIHGNTELAEKAAEMVFKMEPHNTGMYVLLSNLYATSGRWVDVGKMRSKLRDACVQKVPGYSWVEVQNKIHKFTVGDRVHPERDRIYAFLEELDQKMKLDGYVSSTKLVLHDVEEEEKEHMLKYHSEKLAVAFGILTIPADRPIRVMKNLRVCQDCHNAIKHISKIVGRLIILRDSHRFHHFSNGICSCGDYW; the protein is encoded by the exons ATGCGCGGGAACTTTGTTCGAAAACAGTTAGGTAGTTGCAGCttgagaaagaagaagaagcaacaaTCTCCTTCCACAGACGCAGAGATTTTGAAATGGAACAAGGCCATCTCCACTCACATGCGCAATGGCGAATGCGACTCAGCTCTCCGCTTATTCGACTCGATGCCTCATCGAACCTCCGTCTCCTACAACACCATGATCTCTGGCTACCTCAGGAACGGCCACTTCCACCTTGCAACCAACCTGTtcgacaaaatgccccaaagggATTTGTTTTCCTGGAATGTCATGCTTACTGGATACATCAGGAATCGGAGGCTCGGTGATGCCCGCAAGCTGTTTGAACGAATGCCCCAAAAGGATGTTGTGTCCTGGAATGCCATGCTCTCTGGGTATGCCCAGAATGGCTATGTAGACGATGCAAGAGAGGTGTTTGAGAACATGCCTGAAAAGAATTCCATCTCGTGGAATGGGCTGCTCGCAGCTTATGTTCAGAACGGAAGATTCGAGGAGGCTTGTCGCTTGTTTGAGTCCAAGTCAAACTGGGATTTGATTTCTTGGAACTGTTTGATGGCTGGGTATTTGAAGAGGAACATGTTAGGTGGTGCTAGGCGGCTTTTTGACCAGATGCCTGTTAGGGATAACATTTCGTGGAATACTATGATTACCGGTTATGCCCAGGATGGAGATATGCTGGAAGCCAGGAGATTGTTCAATGAGTGTCCAGTACAGGATGTGTTCTCGTGGACAGCAATGGTGTCGGGATATATACAGAATGGGATGTTGGATGAAGCAAGAAGGATTTTTGATGAAATGCCTTTGAAAAATGAGGTCTCATACAATGCAATGGTTGCTGGATATGTGCAGAGCAAGGAAATGGACATAGCAAGGGACTTGTTTGAGGCAATGCCTTGTCGGAATATTAGTTCATGGAATACCATGATTACTGGATATTGTCAGAATGGTGATATAACCCAGGCTAGGAACTTGTTTGATAAGATGCCTCAGCGTGATTCTGTGTCTTGGGCAGCTATAATTGCTGGTTATGCTCAGACTGGTCATTATGAAGAGGCTTTGAACATGTTTGTTGCGATGAAACGAGATGGAGAAAGTTTAAATAGGGGTACCTTTAGTTGTGCTTTGAGCTCTTGTGCTGATATTGCAGCTTTGGAGTTAGGGAAACAAGTTCATGGGCAAGCGGTGAAGACGGGATATGAGATGGGGTGTTTTGTTGGGAATGCACTTCTTGCAATGTATTTTAAATGTGGCAGCATAGACGAAGCTTATGATATGTTTGAAGCAATAGAAGAGAAAGACATCGTCTCTTGGAACACAATGTTAGCTGGTTATGCTAGGCATGGATTTGGCAAACAGGCCTTATCAGTATTCGAGTCGATGAACAAAGCAGGTGTTAAACCAGATGAAATTACAATG GTGGGTGTTCTGTCTGCCTGTAGTCATACTGGCTTGATTGACAAGGGAACtgaatatttttattcaatGAATGAGGTTTACGGTATAACACCAAATCCAAGACATTATGCTTGCATGATTGATCTTCTTGGTAGAGCTGGGCGCCTGGAAGAAGCACAAAATTTAATGAGAAGCATGCCTTTCGAACCAAGTGCTGCAGCATGGGGTACTCTACTAGGTGCTAGCCGGATTCATGGCAATACCGAGCTGGCTGAAAAGGCTGCTGAGATGGTTTTCAAGATGGAGCCTCATAACACAGGAATGTATGTCCTTCTTTCAAATCTATATGCAACTTCAGGCAGATGGGTCGATGTTGGTAAGATGAGATCAAAATTGAGGGACGCCTGTGTGCAGAAAGTACCTGGGTATAGTTGGGTTGAggtacaaaacaaaattcataaattCACAGTTGGGGACCGCGTCCACCCAGAAAGAGACAGAATATATGCTTTCTTAGAAGAGTTAGATCAGAAAATGAAGCTTGATGGGTATGTTTCATCAACCAAATTGGTTCTGCATGATGTGGAAGAGGAAGAAAAGGAGCACATGCTCAAGTATCACAGTGAGAAATTGGCTGTAGCATTTGGAATTCTGACCATACCTGCTGACAGACCAATACGTGTCATGAAAAACTTGCGTGTGTGTCAAGACTGTCATAATGCCATCAAACACATATCCAAGATTGTTGGAAGGTTGATAATCTTGAGGGACTCCCATCGCTTTCATCACTTCAGTAACGGAATTTGTTCTTGTGGAGATTATTGGTAA
- the LOC130957782 gene encoding protein argonaute 4A-like, with product MDSSEALPPPPPIIPANFVPTKAESGKAPKTGKEESQSKFLPMVRRGVGTKGQKIQLLSNHFGVGVGIKDSFFFHYSVAMSYEDGNPVEAKGIGRKVIDKVYETYDELKNKNFAYDGEKSLFTLGSLKEKKMEFTVVLEDISSRRVGTHGDGHDSPSHGEKKRMRRQSQSKTIKAVISYAAKIPIQAIADALRGQDSEHFQEALRVLDIILRQHAAKQGCLLVRQSFFHDNPRNYTDLGGGVQGCRGFHSSFRPTQGGLSLNIDVSTTMVVKPGPVLDFLCENQNVKHPNLIDWTKAKRVLKNLRIKANNIEYKISGLSDNPCRTQKFSMKDGKDSNGEPRMTEITVYNYYKHHKGIELPYSADFPCINVGKPKRPTYFPVELCTLISLQRYTKALTNLQRAQLVEKSRQKPNERKEALAGSLRNSRYGNEPMLRSSGITIESDFTRVEGRILQPPRLVVGNEESFIPRGGRWNFNNKKLVKPMRLERWAVVNFSARCDTRFLCNTIKKCAEMKGIYINPPYQVFEEDGRSRRDPAPLRVERMYQLVKSKLPGPPQLLLCILPERKNSDIYGPWKRRSLADEGVATQCIAPTKINDQYITNVLLKINAKLGGMNSFLSMECAPSIPLLHNEATLILGMDVSHGSPGRSDVPSIAAVVSSRKWPSISCYRAAVRTQSPKVEMIQSLFKPVPSNDGTKDEGIIRELIMDFYETSNQRKPQQIIIFRDGVSESQFIKVLNEELVPIIEACKFLDEKWSPKFTFIVAQKNHHTKFFKDNAPDNVPPGTVIDSQICHPKNNDFYMCSHAGMIGTTRPTHYQVLHDEIGFSADDLQEIVHSLSYVYQRSTTAISIVAPVCYAHLAAAQMAQFIKFDELSETSSSHGGTTISGAVHVPQLPLLHQDVANSMFFC from the exons atggattcttcAGAAGCACTGCCACCTCCACCACCAATCATTCCTGCAAATTTTGTTCCTACGAAAGCAGAATCCGGAAAAGCACCTAAGACAGGGAAAGAAGAATCTCAGTCAAAGTTCTTGCCTATGGTTAGAAGAGGTGTTGGGACCAAGGGACAGAAGATACAGCTGCTAAGTAACCATTTTGGAGTCGGTGTGGGCATAAAGGACAGTTTCTTCTTTCATTATAGT GTTGCTATGTCCTATGAGGATGGCAATCCAGTTGAAGCTAAGGGAATTGGCCGAAAGGTCATAGACAAAGTTTATGAAACATATGATGAACTGAAAAACAAGAATTTTGCATATGATGGGGAGAAAAGCTTGTTTACTCTTGGTTCTCTTAAAGAGAAAAAGATGGAATTCACTGTTGTGCTGGAGGATATTTCATCAAGGAG GGTTGGAACGCATGGTGATGGCCATGATAGCCCTTCTCATggagagaaaaagagaatgaGGCGCCAATCTCAGTCCAAAACTATCAAGGCAGTGATCAGTTATGCAGCCAAAATCCCAATCCAAGCAATTGCAGATGCCTTGCGTGGACAAGATTCCGAGCACTTCCAGGAAGCATTGAGGGTCCTTGACATCATACTGAGGCAGCATGCAGCAAAGCA GGGCTGTCTCCTTGTCCGCCAATCCTTCTTCCACGACAATCCAAGGAATTATACTGACCTAGGAGGTGGTGTTCAAGGCTGCCGTGGTTTCCATTCAAGTTTCCGTCCCACTCAAGGAGGTTTATCTCTGAATATTG ATGTGTCAACTACTATGGTTGTAAAGCCTGGCCCTGTACTGGACTTCCTTTGTGAGAATCAGAATGTGAAGCATCCAAATCTTATTGATTGGACCAAG GCAAAAAGAGTGCTGAAAAACCTCAGAATCAAGGCTAATAATATTGAGTACAAAATCAGTGGACTCAGTGATAATCCTTGCAGGACTCAGAA GTTTTCAATGAAAGATGGGAAGGACTCGAATGGCGAACCACGGATGACTGAAATCACAGTTTACAATTACTATAAACACCATAAGGGGATTGAATTGCCCTATTCTGCTGATTTTCCCTGCATCAATGTTGGGAAGCCAAAGCGCCCAACTTATTTTCCAGTGGAG CTATGCACCTTAATCTCATTGCAGCGGTACACCAAGGCATTGACAAATTTGCAAAGGGCTCAGTTAGTTGAGAAGTCAAGGCAAAAGCCCAATGAAAGGAAAGAAGCTTTGGCTGGT TCTTTAAGAAACAGCAGATATGGTAATGAGCCTATGCTTCGCTCTTCTGGGATTACCATTGAATCTGATTTTACTCGGGTTGAAGGTCGTATTCTGCAGCCCCCAAGA CTTGTAGTAGGAAATGAGGAGAGCTTCATTCCAAGGGGTGGGCGCTGGAATTTCAACAATaag AAACTAGTTAAACCTATGAGGCTTGAGCGCTGGGCCGTTGTAAACTTCTCAGCTCGCTGTGACACACGTTTTCTGTGTAATACCATCAAGAAGTGTGCTGAAATGAAGGGGATT TACATAAACCCTCCATATCAAGTATTCGAAGAGGATGGTCGTTCAAGGCGCGATCCAGCACCTCTTAGGGTCGAGAGGATGTATCAACTTGTAAAGTCCAAGTTGCCTGGCCCCCCTCAACTTCTGTTGTGCATTCTTCCAGAGAGAAAGAATTCTGATATTTATG GACCTTGGAAAAGGAGAAGTCTTGCTGATGAAGGAGTTGCAACACAGTGTATTGCACCAACAAAAATTAATGATCAGTATATTACTAATGTTCTCCTGAAAATCAATGCAAAG CTTGGTGGAATGAATTCCTTCCTGTCAATGGAGTGTGCTCCTTCTATACCTTTACTTCATAATGAAGCTACCTTAATTCTTGGTATGGATGTATCTCATGGATCACCAGGCCGATCGGATGTACCATCTATTGCCGCG GTTGTGAGTTCAAGGAAATGGCCTTCAATATCCTGCTATAGAGCCGCAGTTCGCACTCAGTCACCAAAAGTTGAGATGATTCAGTCTTTATTTAAGCCTGTTCCTTCCAATGATGGTACCAAAGATGAAGGTATCATCAG GGAGCTAATTATGGACTTCTATGAAACTTCAAATCAAAGGAAGCCTCAACAAATCATAATTTTCAG GGATGGAGTGAGTGAATCACAGTTCATCAAGGTCTTGAATGAAGAGTTAGTTCCAATCATAGAG GCATGCAAATTTCTTGATGAGAAATGGTCTCCCAAGTTCACTTTTATTGTTGCTCAGAAGAACCATCACACTAAGTTCTTTAAGGACAATGCTCCAGATAATGTTCCACCAG GAACTGTTATTGACAGCCAAATCTGTCATCCTAAGAACAATGACTTTTACATGTGTTCTCATGCTGGCATGATT gGGACAACTCGACCTACTCATTACCAAGTTTTGCATGATGAAATTGGGTTCTCTGCTGATGATTTGCAAGAAATAGTGCATTCTCTTTCTTATGT ATACCAGAGGAGCACAACTGCCATATCAATAG TTGCTCCAGTTTGCTATGCTCACTTAGCAGCTGCTCAAATGGCACAATTTATCAAGTTTGATGAACTGTCTGAGACATCTTCTAGTCATGGTGGAACTACAATTTCTGGTGCAGTGCATGTTCCTCAGTTACCCCTTCTTCACCAAGATGTTGCCAATTCAATGTTCTTCTGTTAA